A section of the Metabacillus endolithicus genome encodes:
- a CDS encoding ABC transporter substrate-binding protein, which produces MKKLVYFFAFVLIFMLAACSGNTSTEPANQSEGNTEETTSNTEEKPAGEVVNIGYSGPLSGPAAYYGENTLSGLSMAVDEINNNGGFEVDGKNYSLNLVSLDDKYLPNETGANAKRLVQEDKTPIIFVPHSGGIFATQVFNLQEKFIIGAYSSEPKITEQGNPLTLRIPPKYSSYIEPFSKYQMERFGKKIAMLPTASQYGKDWAALLEPGWKDLGGEVVYKGSIDFSKDTDFFTIVTNALKEKPDVLFVGGPSEPTALVIKQARELGFKGGFLIMDQAKLDEIEAVLGGPDLVEGSVGVLPLIHSKNDGNAKFIEDYAAAQGKNPGSEAGYHYMAMYLFVEAMKAAGSVDDPDAIMAKVEEGLNNLPADKRIYEITEIEENGGLTTELRMGVVEDGKIVDKSVQ; this is translated from the coding sequence ATGAAAAAGCTTGTTTATTTCTTTGCTTTTGTACTAATTTTTATGCTTGCAGCATGTAGTGGGAACACATCAACAGAACCAGCAAACCAAAGTGAAGGGAACACAGAAGAAACAACATCAAATACAGAAGAGAAACCCGCAGGTGAAGTTGTTAATATTGGGTATAGTGGCCCTTTAAGTGGTCCTGCTGCCTATTATGGTGAGAACACATTAAGTGGCTTATCTATGGCTGTAGATGAAATTAACAACAATGGTGGATTTGAAGTGGACGGTAAAAACTATTCTTTAAACCTAGTTTCTTTAGATGACAAATACTTACCGAATGAAACAGGGGCAAATGCAAAACGGTTAGTTCAAGAAGACAAAACACCAATCATTTTTGTTCCACATAGTGGTGGTATTTTTGCTACACAAGTTTTTAATCTTCAGGAAAAATTTATAATTGGAGCTTATTCAAGTGAACCGAAGATAACAGAACAAGGAAATCCGCTAACATTACGTATTCCTCCAAAGTATAGCTCATATATTGAGCCGTTTTCTAAATATCAAATGGAACGATTCGGTAAAAAGATTGCCATGCTTCCAACTGCTAGTCAATATGGAAAAGACTGGGCTGCATTACTTGAACCAGGTTGGAAGGACTTAGGTGGAGAAGTGGTGTATAAAGGATCCATTGACTTTAGTAAAGATACAGACTTTTTCACAATCGTTACGAATGCATTAAAAGAAAAGCCAGATGTTTTATTCGTTGGGGGTCCATCAGAGCCGACTGCCCTTGTTATTAAACAAGCTAGAGAACTTGGTTTTAAAGGAGGATTCCTCATAATGGACCAAGCAAAACTGGATGAAATTGAAGCTGTGTTGGGTGGTCCAGACTTAGTAGAAGGATCTGTAGGGGTTTTACCACTTATTCACTCAAAAAATGATGGCAATGCAAAATTCATAGAAGACTATGCAGCAGCACAAGGTAAAAATCCGGGATCAGAGGCTGGATATCATTACATGGCTATGTACCTGTTTGTAGAGGCAATGAAAGCAGCAGGATCTGTTGATGATCCAGATGCAATTATGGCAAAAGTAGAAGAGGGATTAAACAACCTCCCTGCTGACAAACGAATCTATGAAATTACTGAAATTGAAGAAAACGGCGGCTTAACAACAGAGCTTCGAATGGGTGTTGTAGAAGATGGGAAAATCGTTGATAAATCAGTTCAGTAA
- a CDS encoding ABC transporter ATP-binding protein, which translates to MLKLTDVSVSYGGYQALEHINLSVKQGEFVVLLGANGAGKSTIFRTISGLSKPSSGSIEFNDQSISGLSADRLVSLGIVQCAEGRKLFPQMTVYENLILGGFVHRRDKGKRKKSLHEVFELFPILNDKKDDPAGSLSGGQQQMLAIGRALMASPKVILLDEPSIGLAPLIVEQVFSVIQQINKNGTTVLLAEQNANAALKIADRGYVIETGKIVLEGSSKDLFENDEVRKAYIGA; encoded by the coding sequence TTGCTCAAGCTTACTGATGTTTCTGTTTCTTATGGTGGATATCAGGCATTAGAACATATCAATCTTAGTGTGAAACAAGGAGAATTTGTTGTTTTATTAGGTGCAAATGGTGCTGGGAAAAGCACAATCTTTCGAACGATTAGTGGTTTAAGTAAACCTTCTTCAGGCAGCATTGAATTTAACGACCAAAGTATAAGTGGACTATCAGCAGATCGTCTTGTGTCACTTGGAATTGTTCAATGTGCAGAAGGGAGAAAGCTATTTCCGCAAATGACTGTTTATGAAAATCTCATTTTAGGTGGCTTTGTTCATCGAAGAGATAAAGGAAAACGAAAAAAATCACTTCATGAAGTTTTTGAGCTTTTTCCTATTTTAAACGACAAAAAAGATGACCCAGCTGGATCGCTGAGTGGTGGACAGCAACAAATGCTCGCCATTGGGAGAGCCCTTATGGCATCTCCTAAGGTTATTTTACTTGATGAGCCATCTATTGGTCTCGCTCCTTTAATTGTAGAACAAGTGTTTAGTGTTATCCAACAAATAAACAAAAATGGAACAACAGTTCTTTTAGCTGAACAAAATGCAAATGCTGCACTAAAAATTGCCGATCGAGGCTATGTAATTGAAACAGGGAAAATTGTACTAGAAGGTAGCAGCAAGGACTTATTTGAAAATGACGAAGTGAGGAAAGCGTATATAGGTGCTTAG
- a CDS encoding branched-chain amino acid ABC transporter permease, whose translation MMSFLNKRNTVILLVVVAILVPLLTDNPYLLHIFSTAFIWTIGVYGLNLIGGFTGQLSLAHAGFFAIGAYSVGILTVKVGLNFWLALLLGIIITTIIGLLIGIIALRTKEHFFAIYTLCVGYIIYLIIYKWEALTEGVRGLIGIPPPAPIGPITFQTPKSQYYLLLFFLVLTIFIFTRIINSLIGRTYMAIRNSEELAQTIGIETMKQKLVSFVLSTFFAGLAGGLYASFVRFIGPDISYINVTFDMLMYLLVGGIGTLSGPLVGTLLVVWISQYLQFLQDYRMLIFGPILVLLIIFYPRGIVGGVQTWLIKQRAKKSQKDLSRNLQSVVVKEEK comes from the coding sequence TTGATGAGTTTCTTAAATAAAAGAAATACCGTCATCTTGTTAGTTGTAGTAGCTATTTTGGTGCCCTTGTTAACAGATAACCCATATTTATTACACATTTTTTCTACTGCTTTTATATGGACGATTGGAGTTTATGGATTAAATTTGATTGGCGGATTTACTGGTCAGCTTTCATTAGCACATGCAGGCTTTTTCGCCATCGGTGCCTATTCGGTTGGAATCTTAACAGTAAAAGTGGGCCTTAATTTTTGGTTGGCTCTACTGCTTGGAATTATCATTACAACCATTATTGGATTGTTAATAGGTATAATCGCCCTTCGAACGAAAGAACATTTCTTTGCCATTTATACACTTTGCGTTGGGTACATTATTTATCTGATTATTTACAAATGGGAAGCACTCACAGAAGGAGTCCGTGGTTTAATTGGGATCCCGCCACCTGCACCAATTGGACCGATAACGTTTCAAACACCTAAGTCCCAATACTATCTATTATTATTCTTTCTCGTTTTGACTATTTTTATTTTCACGAGAATTATTAACTCTCTTATCGGCAGAACATATATGGCAATAAGAAATAGTGAAGAGCTAGCTCAAACGATTGGGATCGAGACAATGAAACAAAAACTAGTTTCATTTGTTTTGTCCACATTCTTTGCGGGGTTAGCAGGCGGCTTGTATGCGTCATTTGTTCGATTTATTGGACCTGATATTTCGTATATTAACGTTACTTTTGATATGTTGATGTATTTATTAGTTGGTGGTATTGGCACACTCTCCGGACCGCTTGTTGGAACTCTTCTTGTTGTCTGGATTTCTCAATATCTACAATTTTTACAAGACTATCGAATGCTCATTTTTGGTCCGATTCTTGTTCTCTTGATTATTTTCTATCCAAGGGGGATTGTCGGGGGAGTGCAAACATGGCTAATCAAGCAGAGAGCTAAAAAGTCACAGAAAGATCTTTCTCGAAATCTGCAATCTGTTGTTGTAAAGGAGGAGAAATAA
- a CDS encoding long-chain-fatty-acid--CoA ligase, which yields MKRPWLKHVVEGNPVEVEIPEISLPDLFQRSVEKYENKIAVTFYDKAYSYSLLNDSINRLASALVKRQVKKDDRVAIMLPNCPQYPISYYASLRCGATIVQINPMYKSSELLYVLNDSQTKVIIVLDQLLPVVEKILHETSVTTIIPVSFEKESLFHQLLKDPGDTIPNDKVDPKEDIAVLQYTGGTTGRSKGAMLTHYNLVANTLQSAATAHIKTNTGEERVLTISPLFHVYGMTSAMNLTFYNGGNLILVPRFEVEEVVKMIEKTKPTSFPGVPTMYIALLNYYKTYKFDLSCLKTCTSGSAPLPVEVINRFNEVSGTNVAEGYGLSEASPVTHRNPISGLQKRGSIGIPIPNTDAKVVDIATGEEDLPIGEVGELIIKGPQIMKGYWNMPEETANTIRDGWLYTGDLAMMDADGFFYIVGRKKEMILASGFNVYPIEVEDVIYSHSKVLEAAVIGVPDEYRGETVKAIVVTKENERITEDELIQFCRERLSAYKVPKEIAFVEELPKTAVGKILKRTLKEMYSVSK from the coding sequence TTGAAAAGACCTTGGTTAAAGCATGTAGTTGAAGGAAATCCGGTTGAAGTTGAAATACCAGAAATATCGTTACCTGATTTGTTTCAACGCTCTGTTGAAAAATATGAAAATAAGATTGCGGTCACATTTTATGATAAAGCATATTCTTATTCACTTTTAAATGATTCTATAAATAGATTGGCGAGCGCACTAGTAAAACGTCAAGTAAAAAAAGATGATCGAGTCGCAATCATGCTTCCGAATTGTCCTCAATATCCTATTAGCTATTATGCAAGTTTACGATGTGGAGCAACCATCGTACAAATTAATCCAATGTATAAATCATCTGAACTTCTATACGTCCTCAACGATTCACAGACAAAGGTCATCATTGTTTTAGATCAACTCCTACCCGTCGTAGAAAAAATCTTACATGAAACATCGGTTACTACGATCATTCCTGTTTCTTTCGAAAAAGAAAGCTTGTTTCATCAATTACTAAAAGATCCTGGTGATACAATCCCTAATGACAAGGTTGATCCTAAAGAAGATATTGCTGTTCTTCAATATACAGGAGGAACAACAGGTCGTTCAAAAGGGGCAATGTTAACACATTATAATTTAGTTGCAAATACACTCCAAAGTGCTGCTACTGCACATATAAAAACAAATACAGGAGAAGAGAGAGTTCTAACCATTTCTCCTTTGTTTCACGTCTATGGGATGACAAGTGCGATGAATCTTACTTTTTATAATGGTGGAAACTTAATTCTCGTCCCTCGATTTGAAGTGGAAGAGGTCGTGAAAATGATAGAAAAAACAAAACCAACTTCATTTCCAGGTGTTCCAACAATGTATATTGCACTACTTAATTATTATAAAACCTATAAGTTTGACTTAAGTTGTCTTAAAACCTGTACAAGTGGTTCTGCACCACTTCCTGTTGAAGTGATAAACCGTTTTAATGAAGTCAGCGGAACGAATGTTGCTGAGGGGTATGGATTATCTGAGGCATCTCCTGTCACACACCGCAATCCTATTTCGGGACTTCAAAAGCGTGGAAGTATCGGAATACCAATACCTAATACAGATGCTAAGGTTGTTGATATAGCTACCGGCGAGGAAGATTTGCCAATTGGAGAAGTTGGCGAGTTAATTATAAAAGGACCTCAAATTATGAAAGGGTATTGGAATATGCCTGAAGAAACAGCTAATACAATACGTGATGGCTGGTTATATACTGGAGATTTGGCGATGATGGATGCTGATGGATTTTTCTATATTGTTGGACGTAAAAAAGAAATGATATTAGCAAGTGGATTTAATGTATATCCAATTGAAGTGGAGGATGTTATTTACAGTCATTCAAAAGTTCTTGAAGCAGCTGTTATCGGTGTTCCAGATGAATACCGCGGTGAAACAGTTAAAGCAATTGTTGTTACCAAAGAAAATGAACGTATAACAGAAGATGAATTAATTCAATTTTGTCGAGAAAGACTTTCAGCCTATAAAGTGCCTAAAGAAATAGCTTTTGTAGAGGAACTTCCAAAAACAGCGGTTGGAAAGATTCTGAAACGGACACTAAAAGAAATGTATTCTGTATCCAAATAG
- a CDS encoding ABC transporter ATP-binding protein, with the protein MLVQVKGLTKTFGGATAVNSVDFEIEKGKVTAIIGPNGAGKSTFFNLISGFHQPSSGSVMFDSTDITSLKAHQIAKLGIARTFQTTHLFEQSTVLDNVLIGHRLRTSSGLFDAIFRTSRLKREEKESLEKAHEVLEFVGLTNLADKHVSEISQEEMKRTAFALALATDPTIVFLDEPAAGVNPEETDGLAELIKKMVSKGITVCLIEHKMQMIMNLADKIMVLNYGQKIAEGTPEEIKKNPAVIEAYLGGEAVAQAY; encoded by the coding sequence ATGCTTGTTCAAGTAAAGGGACTGACGAAAACATTTGGTGGGGCGACTGCCGTTAATTCCGTAGACTTTGAGATTGAAAAAGGAAAGGTAACGGCAATTATTGGTCCTAATGGTGCAGGGAAATCTACATTTTTTAACTTAATTAGTGGCTTTCATCAACCCTCGTCAGGCTCGGTAATGTTTGATAGCACAGATATCACATCATTAAAGGCACATCAAATTGCAAAGCTTGGTATTGCTAGAACATTTCAAACCACACATTTATTCGAGCAATCAACGGTATTGGATAATGTACTAATTGGACATAGATTACGAACCTCATCAGGGTTATTTGATGCAATTTTTCGAACATCTCGTTTGAAAAGAGAAGAAAAGGAATCATTAGAAAAAGCACATGAAGTATTAGAGTTTGTTGGGTTAACAAACCTTGCAGATAAGCATGTGTCAGAGATTTCGCAAGAAGAAATGAAACGTACAGCTTTTGCATTAGCTCTAGCAACAGACCCAACAATTGTGTTTTTAGACGAACCAGCTGCAGGTGTAAATCCTGAAGAAACAGACGGTTTAGCAGAGTTGATTAAGAAGATGGTTTCAAAAGGAATAACAGTTTGTCTCATTGAACACAAAATGCAAATGATTATGAATCTAGCAGATAAGATTATGGTTTTAAATTATGGACAAAAAATTGCTGAAGGAACGCCAGAAGAGATCAAAAAAAATCCAGCTGTAATTGAAGCTTACTTAGGAGGTGAAGCTGTTGCTCAAGCTTACTGA
- a CDS encoding branched-chain amino acid ABC transporter permease: MDILFQQLFNALTIGSVYSLVALGLTLVYGILHIPNFAHGALYMVGGYITLLFMESMGLHYWLAILISIIVVGLLGVVMERLVFHPLRNAPPIHDKIAAIGVLLFLEALVQLVWGAEYRRMLSPYDIVVDFLGLTVTAQRLLIIGTAILAMILLHLFLKKTITGSAIIAMSQNREGAFLVGINANKVAVITFFISGALAAFASSIASPINLVFPGMGHLVILKAFVIIIIGGMGSIPGAIIGGYILGFSESLSATFISNDYKDLIAFLLLVAILTIKPKGLFVKGARS; the protein is encoded by the coding sequence ATGGATATTTTATTTCAGCAATTATTCAATGCACTTACAATTGGAAGCGTTTACAGTCTGGTTGCACTTGGTTTGACATTGGTATATGGAATTTTGCATATTCCAAATTTTGCGCATGGAGCTTTATATATGGTTGGTGGTTATATCACACTTTTATTTATGGAAAGCATGGGACTACACTATTGGCTGGCAATATTAATTTCCATTATTGTCGTTGGATTATTAGGCGTTGTTATGGAACGGCTAGTTTTCCATCCATTGCGGAATGCACCGCCAATACATGACAAAATCGCAGCAATTGGAGTTCTCTTATTTTTGGAAGCTTTAGTTCAGTTAGTATGGGGTGCTGAATATCGCAGAATGTTATCTCCTTATGATATTGTTGTAGATTTTCTAGGGCTAACTGTTACTGCACAAAGACTTCTTATAATCGGTACAGCTATTCTTGCGATGATACTTTTACATTTATTTTTGAAAAAAACGATAACAGGTTCAGCGATAATTGCAATGTCGCAAAACCGAGAGGGCGCATTTTTAGTAGGAATTAATGCAAACAAAGTGGCCGTGATTACGTTTTTTATTTCTGGTGCTTTGGCAGCATTCGCTTCTTCAATAGCATCACCTATTAATCTAGTTTTTCCTGGTATGGGTCATCTTGTTATTTTAAAAGCTTTTGTCATCATCATTATTGGTGGTATGGGAAGTATCCCCGGAGCAATTATTGGTGGTTATATCTTAGGATTTTCTGAAAGCTTAAGTGCGACATTTATTTCAAATGATTATAAAGATTTAATTGCTTTTCTATTATTAGTGGCAATTCTGACTATTAAACCGAAAGGCTTGTTTGTAAAGGGGGCTCGTTCTTGA
- a CDS encoding thiolase family protein, whose translation MTQAVIVSAVRTPIAKKGGALSALDPYIYGAITIKEALKRINIEGAEVDDVILGNCLSGGGNIARLTLLEAGLPFSVPGLTIDRQCGSGINSVALAAEAIIAGQAKIIISGGTESMSRTPYLLAPQDKPFDRMPPKFVSRNLSPDHIGDPPMGITAENLVGKYSITREEQDEFSLRSQQRMAAAMENNYFNEQIVSVPIRTRKGEILFTTDEHPRPNVTMEQLAKLSPAFRQGGSVTAGNSSGVNDGASALVVMSEDEAKKRGLQPLAWITGWSIAGVDPNIMGIGPVPAVQKLLSQREEDLDEYDLIEINEAFAAQVLACDRELSFNMDKVNVNGGAIAHGHPIAATGGMLITKLVYEMKRRDVKKGLVTACIGGGQGIALSLERK comes from the coding sequence ATGACACAAGCAGTAATTGTTTCTGCTGTCCGAACACCAATTGCCAAAAAAGGTGGGGCCCTTTCAGCATTAGATCCTTACATTTATGGGGCGATTACGATAAAAGAAGCATTAAAACGGATCAATATAGAGGGGGCAGAAGTTGATGATGTCATTTTAGGGAACTGTTTATCCGGTGGAGGCAATATCGCCCGACTTACGTTACTAGAAGCAGGACTACCTTTTTCGGTACCTGGATTAACAATTGATAGACAATGTGGCTCAGGTATTAATAGTGTTGCCTTAGCTGCAGAAGCAATCATAGCAGGTCAAGCAAAAATTATCATTTCAGGCGGAACCGAGAGCATGTCACGAACACCGTATTTATTAGCACCACAAGATAAACCATTTGATCGCATGCCACCCAAATTTGTTTCTCGAAACCTTTCACCTGACCATATCGGTGACCCGCCAATGGGTATTACAGCTGAAAATTTAGTGGGAAAATACAGCATTACAAGAGAAGAGCAAGATGAATTTTCACTACGAAGTCAACAACGCATGGCAGCAGCGATGGAAAATAATTATTTCAATGAGCAAATTGTTTCAGTTCCAATTAGAACAAGAAAAGGTGAGATTCTTTTTACAACAGATGAACACCCAAGACCAAATGTAACAATGGAACAGCTCGCAAAGCTTTCACCGGCCTTTAGGCAAGGAGGGAGTGTTACAGCTGGTAACTCTTCTGGTGTGAATGATGGTGCTTCAGCGCTTGTAGTGATGTCTGAAGATGAAGCGAAGAAAAGAGGATTACAACCTTTAGCCTGGATCACAGGTTGGTCAATCGCAGGAGTGGATCCGAACATCATGGGTATTGGCCCGGTCCCAGCTGTTCAAAAGCTTTTATCTCAAAGAGAAGAAGATTTAGATGAGTATGATTTAATTGAAATTAATGAAGCCTTTGCTGCACAGGTGTTAGCATGTGACCGTGAACTCTCCTTTAACATGGATAAAGTAAACGTAAATGGTGGCGCGATTGCACATGGACATCCAATTGCCGCAACAGGAGGCATGTTAATTACAAAGCTTGTTTATGAGATGAAACGCCGTGATGTAAAAAAAGGCTTAGTAACTGCATGCATTGGCGGAGGCCAAGGAATTGCCTTGTCATTAGAAAGAAAATAA